The following coding sequences lie in one Lolium perenne isolate Kyuss_39 chromosome 2, Kyuss_2.0, whole genome shotgun sequence genomic window:
- the LOC139835454 gene encoding uncharacterized protein produces the protein MSSSSMSDAVSSSKSSLGSLGSAGSTPVINPTLNFAAGSSSSTPGPFNFAPLLTVRLGSDNYIYWRAAVTQVLRSQLLLGFLDGSFPCPEAEINNPQSATDPTAPKRIYNPAYTAWHQQDAAILTAIMSTSTEAVQGMIVFCSTAQEAWSTIASSFASQSTARYMAIRGQLQEVKKLDSSMSVYFNKVKSLSDILTSIGQPLRYEEFVSYLLKGLDDDYEGIVDIISNSTIPVSEKDLFSQLCNKEQRVEAKKAELHGNQSFQAANAASKGGGRFPHQGDYRPDPRTQARPGYFNKPAGQGYNSGGGGGPSNRGGYNPSGGYRPRQGDTRGGGQYRDGSNGRDGGGNRPLCQICDKLGHTASSCFKRFKTDYLGSNNDGRYMDRQVAAATTHGRSGGQTTSYNVDPGWYMDTGATDHLTNHLDKLTMKENYTGTDQVHAANGNGKGRGARLELLTEDQDVDHVHASSGVPHAGSGSLPLLSPVQASVTSDRASPVTPSSRPCLAHRHELVTPQRLEFSSPSCSSSSEPGQPPPPVPGPPPAAPTRPVTRLQRGIQQPKQRTDGTVAWTAVCMSHAAEKALAEPRDLRDALSTPHWKEAMDAEYFALLKNETWQLIPPRPGVNIIDSKWVFKVKKNSDGSLERYKARLVAKGFRQRYGEDYADTFSPVVKPTTIRLLLALAVSRGWHLHQLDIQNAFLNGVLEEEVFMRQPPGFEDPLRPSHLCHLKKAIYGLKQAPRAWHARLSSVLGSLGFRASTADTSLFILSKADLTMFLLVYVDDIIVVSSSPSATTRLVAQMRDAFAVKDLGKLHFFLGIEVHHQPSSLVLTQKKYAIDLLQRAGMLKCTPASTPMTIVDRLSAHEGILLSADAATRYRSVVGGLQYLTLTRPDLSFAVNKVCQFLHAPRDTHWTAVKRILRFVRFTVSHGLTIRATRDSLISAFSDADWAGNLDDRRSTGGYAIFYGGNLIAWNARKQATVSRSSTESEYKAVANATAEIIWVQSLLKELGLSEHRIPILWCDNIGATYLSSNPVFHARTKHIEVDFHFVRERVAQKQLQIRFISSKDQVADIFTKPLPLPAFEACRHNLNLMEPG, from the exons ATGTCGTCTTCCTCCATGAGCGACGCAGTCTCCTCCTCCAAGAGCAGCTTGGGAAGCTTGGGAAGTGCAGGGAGCACTCCTGTGATCAATCCTACCCTGAACTTCGCCGCCGGATCATCGTCATCCACTCCGGGGCCCTTCAACTTTGCCCCGCTCCTCACCGTGCGCCTCGGCTCCGACAACTACATCTACTGGCGTGCAGCTGTTACTCAAGTTCTTCGCAGTCAGCTTCTCCTTGGCTTTCTTGATGGGAGCTTTCCGTGCCCTGAGGCGGAGATCAACAATCCGCAATCTGCCACGGATCCAACAGCACCAAAACGCATCTACAATCCTGCGTATACGGCGTGGCATCAGCAGGATGCCGCCATCTTGACTGCGATCATGTCTACCTCAACTGAGGCTGTCCAGGGCATGATTGTTTTCTGCTCCACCGCGCAGGAGGCGTGGTCTACTATCGCTTCGAGCTTTGCTTCGCAGTCGACAGCACGGTACATGGCTATCCGTGGTCAGCTTCAGGAGGTGAAGAAGCTTGATTCATCAATGTCGGTCTACTTCAATAAGGTCAAGAGCCTCTCCGACATCCTTACTTCCATCGGGCAGCCCTTGCGGTACGAGGAATTCGTCTCCTATCTCTTGAAGGGCCTTGATGATGACTATGAGGGGATTGTTGACATCATCTCCAATAGTACGATACCTGTATCAGAGAAGGATCTATTCTCTCAGCTTTGCAATAAGGAACAGCGGGTTGAGGCTAAGAAGGCCGAGCTTCACGGCAATCAGAGTTTTCAGGCTGCTAATGCTGCTTCCAAGGGAGGTGGCAGGTTTCCCCACCAGGGTGATTATCGCCCTGATCCACGTACACAGGCCAGACCGGGGTACTTCAATAAACCAGCTGGTCAGGGTTACAATTCCGGAGGGGGAGGAGGCCCCTCCAATCGTGGCGGATACAATCCAAGTGGTGGCTATCGTCCGCGACAGGGCGACACTCGCGGAGGAGGACAGTACCGTGATGGCAGCAATGGACGTGATGGAGGAGGGAATCGGCCTCTATGTCAGATTTGTGACAAGTTGGGTCATACAGCATCCAGCTGCTTCAAGAGGTTCAAAACCGACTACCTAGGCAGCAACAATGATGGGCGATACATGGACCGTCAAGTTGCAGCTGCTACCACACATGGCCGTAGTGGAGGCCAAACTACATCCTACAATGTTGATCCTGGGTGGTACATGGACACGGGCGCAACCGACCACCTCACCAATCATCTTGATAAGCTCACCATGAAGGAAAACTACACCGGCACCGACCAAGTTCATGCGGCAAACGGGAACG GGAAAGGTCGTGGAGCTCGCTTGGAATTGCTTACGGAGGACCAGGACGTCGATCATGTGCATGCCTCGTCTGGCGTACCCCATGCTGGATCGGGTTCGCTCCCGCTTCTGTCGCCCGTGCAGGCTTCGGTGACATCTGACCGGGCCTCCCCTGTGACCCCTTCATCGCGGCCTTGTTTGGCCCATCGTCATGAGCTGGTCACGCCCCAGCGTCTGGAGTTCTCTTCTCCGTCTTGCTCTTCGTCGTCAGAACCTGGACAACCTCCGCCCCCAGTTCCTGGGCCACCACCAGCAGCCCCGACTCGACCCGTCACTCGTCTTCAGCGAGGAATTCAACAGCCCAAGCAACGAACGGATGGAACGGTTGCCTGGACTGCTGTGTGCATGTCCCATGCAGCAGAGAAGGCACTTGCTGAACCTCGTGACCTGCGTGATGCTCTCTCTACTCCGCATTGGAAGGAAGCTATGGATGCTGAATACTTTGCTTTGCTAAAAAATGAGACGTGGCAGCTTATTCCTCCTCGCCCTGGGGTCAACATTATCGACTCGAAGTGGGTGTTTAAGGTAAAGAAAAATtcggatggatctcttgagcgctataaagcaagGCTTGTGGCGAAAGGATTTCGACAGCGTTATGGTGAGGATTATGCGGATACTTTTAGTCCAGTTGTTAAACCAACTACTATTCGTCTTCTTCTAGCTCTTGCAGTATCTCGCGGCTGGCATTTACATCAACTAGATATACAaaatgcatttttgaatggtgtcCTAGAAGAAGAAGTATTCATGCGGCAACCCCCCGGTTTTGAGGATCCTTTGCGTCCATCTCATTTGTGTCATCTCAAGAAGGCCATCTATGGACTCAAACAGGCTCCAAGAGCATGGCATGCTCGTCTTAGCTCTGTTCTTGGTTCTCTTGGTTTTCGAGCTTCTACTGCGGATACTTCTCTGTTTATTCTCTCCAAGGCAGATCTCACCATGTTTCTGCttgtatatgttgatgatatcatagtCGTCAGCTCCTCTCCTTCTGCCACGACTCGATTGGTAGCCCAGATGCGTGATGCTTTTGCTGTGAAAGATCTTGGCAAGTTACATTTTTTCCTTGGGATTGAAGTTCATCATCAGCCTTCTAGCCTTGTTCTCACGCAGAAGAAATATGCTATTGATCTTCTTCAGCGAGCCGGCATGTTGAAGTGCACTCCTGCCTCCACACCTATGACTATTGTTGACAGGCTTTCTGCACATGAAGGCATATTACTATCTGCTGATGCTGCTACCAGATATCGAAGTGTGGTTGGTGGGTTGCAATATCTCACTCTTACAAGGCCGGATTTGTCTTTTGCAGTCAACAAAGTGTGCCAGTTTCTTCATGCTCCGAGAGATACTCATTGGACTGCAGTTAAGCGTATTCTTCGGTTTGTCCGCTTCACGGTGTCTCATGGATTGACTATCCGCGCCACTCGTGATTCTCTTATTTCTGCATTTTCTGATGCGGATTGGGCTGGCAACTTGGATGACAGGCGATCTACAGGGGGATATGCAATCTTTTATGGAGGAAATTTGATCGCCTGGAATGCACGGAAACAAGCTACTGTTTCCAGGTCTAGTACAGAGTCTGAGTACAAGGCAGTGGCAAATGCAACAGCTGAAATTATTTGGGTACAATCCTTACTCAAGGAGTTGGGTCTTTCTGAGCATAGAATACCCATATTATGGTGTGACAATATTGGTGCTACATATTTGTCTTCAAATCCGGTGTTTCAtgctcgcaccaaacatattgaagtTGATTTTCATTTTGTGAGAGAAAGGGTAGCTCAGAAACAACTTCAGATCAGATTTATATCTTCCAAAGATCAGGTAGCTGATATATTTACAAAGCCATTGCCTTTACCAGCATTTGAAGCATGTAGACACAATCTCAACCTTATGGAGCCCGGTTGA
- the LOC127329886 gene encoding chaperone protein ClpB1-like, whose product MTGTGDPVIGRDAEIDRVIDILCRRTKNCAALVGAAGVGKTAVAEGLAQRVASGKVPAALVGARVVEVDLGAMVAGTTLRGMFEKRIKSIVKEAEASNGKVILFIDEMHMLYSSDASDMLKPALARGRIRCVGATTFDEYRKYIEKDPALERRFHKVPVEEPTTEATVAILRGLKQRFQDHHGLEIQDAALVAAVHLGSRYITGRQFPDKAIDLIDEACTVIARKMAQIDNNENITQSSLPDTLERNLEISSTNTVKKAVVNPNHVAQVVSRWTGIPIATLHEEEKDKLIHLGDRLHERVVGQDEAVNLVARAVLRSRAGLDQPSQPIGSFLFLGPSGVGKTELAKALAEQLFDSEKMLIRVDMSEYDSVGSITRLIGAPPSYIGYDDAGQLTEKVRRHPYSLILFDEVEKAHPSVFNIFLQILDDGILTDGKGRTVDFKNTIIILTSNLGSKHLIAQSSGEVAKNLVMKQVQEFFSPELLNRMSEIVIFEPLSHEQLKEVAKIQIKNVVARVANKGISLSASDAVLDVILSESYNPMYGARPVRRWVQNNVMTTLSEMLVKGEVCEGSEIFIDATDGKKGLKYQVAKIPVTERSSACDGTVLTMNCIGTR is encoded by the exons ATGACCGGCACGGGCGATCCGGTGATCGGCCGCGACGCCGAGATCGACCGCGTCATCGACATCCTCTGTCGCCGGACCAAGAACTGCGCCGCGCTCGTCGGCGCCGCCGGAGTCGGCAAGACGGCCGTCGCCGAGGGGCTCGCCCAGCGCGTCGCCTCCGGGAAGGTTCCCGCTGCGCTCGTCGGGGCACGCGTCGTGGAGGTCGACCTTGGGGCCATGGTGGCCGGCACCACCCTACGCGGCATGTTCGAGAAACGCATCAAGAGCATCGTAAAGGAGGCGGAGGCATCCAACGGCAAGGTCATACTCTTCATAGATGAGATGCACATGCTCTACTCCTCCGACGCCTCCGACATGCTCAAGCCGGCGTTGGCCCGTGGACGCATCCGCTGCGTCGGAGCCACCACCTTTGATGAGTACCGCAAGTATATCGAGAAGGACCCTGCGCTCGAGCGACGGTTTCACAAAGTGCCGGTGGAAGAGCCGACCACGGAAGCAACCGTTGCTATCTTGCGGGGGTTAAAACAGCGGTTCCAAGACCACCATGGACTGGAAATCCAGGATGCCGCTCTTGTTGCTGCTGTGCACCTCGGTTCCCGCTATATCACCG GCCGTCAATTTCCAGACAAGGCAATTGATTTGATTGATGAGGCATGTACTGTCATAGCTAGAAAGATGGCGCAGATTGACAATAATGAGAACATTACTCAAAGCAGCCTACCAGATACTCTGGAAAGAAACCTGGAAATTAGCTCTACAAATACAGTGAAGAAAGCGGTTGTTAACCCAAATCATGTCGCACAA GTTGTGAGTCGATGGACTGGAATTCCTATTGCTACGCTCCATGAAGAGGAGAAAGACAAGTTAATTCACTTAGGGGACAGATTGCATGAGCGAGTTGTTGGTCAAGATGAAGCCGTCAATTTGGTTGCACGGGCGGTGTTGCGTTCAAGGGCAGGTCTTGATCAACCTAGCCAACCGATAGGTTCTTTCCTATTTTTGGGCCCATCCGGTGTTGGAAAAACTGAGCTTGCAAAAGCTCTTGCGGAGCAGCTATTTGACAGTGAAAAGATGCTTATTAGGGTTGACATGTCTGAGTATGATAGCGTTGGTTCAATAACACGTCTCATTGGAGCACCTCCGAG CTATATTGGATATGACGATGCTGGACAATTGACTGAGAAGGTGAGAAGGCATCCGTACAGCCTCATCCTTTTTGATGAAGTGGAGAAGGCGCATCCCTCCGTGTTCAATATTTTTCTTCAAATTCTTGATGATGGTATATTGACTGATGGCAAAGGCAGAACCGTGGACTTCAAAAATACCATCATCATTTTGACCTCAAATCTAGGATCAAAGCACCTAATCGCACAATCATCAGGAGAAGTTGCAAAAAACCTTGTCATGAAACAG GTTCAGGAATTCTTCAGTCCTGAGCTTCTCAATAGAATGAGTGAGATAGTAATATTTGAACCTCTTTCGCACGAACAGCTGAAAGAGGTTGCAAAAATCCAGATTAAGAACGTTGTAGCTCGTGTAGCAAACAAGGGCATCTCTCTGTCTGCAAGTGACGCCGTGTTGGACGTCATCTTATCGGAATCATATAACCCG ATGTATGGTGCGAGGCCTGTAAGGAGGTGGGTGCAAAATAATGTGATGACGACGCTCTCTGAGATGCTAGTCAAAGGCGAGGTTTGTGAAGGCTCTGAAATATTCATCGACGCAACAGATGGCAAGAAGGGGTTGAAGTACCAAGTGGCGAAGATCCCGGTGACAGAACGTTCTAGCGCATGCGACGGAACAGTTTTAACCATGAACTGTATAGGGACGCGATGA